From the Helianthus annuus cultivar XRQ/B chromosome 17, HanXRQr2.0-SUNRISE, whole genome shotgun sequence genome, the window CGACTAATTGTCACACAACATCCACTCAGAATTATCGAAGCACAAAATATCACGGGAACCGCTGTGGTAACCATGTATATACATACTAGGCGGAATGTAACAAACAATTAGCTTCTACTTTATGTGAAACCGAACACCGCCGGCGGATACTTGTATTGTTTTTAATTTGTAAGCCCAGGCCGCAACGCGGCGGGGGGTTTTATCTAGTTAGAGTAAAAATATAAAATGTGAGTTACATGTTTGAAAATAATAAACGAACTTGAACTTTATATAAACAAGCAAAATAAAGGGTAAATTAATTTTTgcgtccctgtgttttagtggttttaccacttgagtccaaaatcaaaatgtttaatgccctgagtccctatagccacttttcttaaccatttgagtccaaatttttaaCACTGTTAGAATATTTTGGTTAACTATTGttaaatgactaaattacccctaGTTATAAAAACTAATTTGTTATCTTTTtctcccttctctctctctctgaatCTGCAACATTCACTGTTGTTGgtttatttaagttacacaattAGCTTGTTATCTTGTACTTTGATAGATTCTGTTAGTTAACAGTTAGTTAGCCGTTAGGAAGTTAGTTTTCTGTTAAGCTAGACAGTTAAGTGTAAGTAATTAGGTTAAATATTGTTTTGGTTAATGAAAGAGATAATCTTCCCCAATTCattctcttcttcatttcttcaaaatcaacatggtatcagagcaggctTCTCTCTGATTTCCGTTTCCGCAAACCCTAactttcatcaccaatcaatttCGTTTCAATTCGTCTGATTTCTGTTCATTTCTGTCCGAAATTGATTATTGTTCAATCAATTTCAAATCATGTCTGTTTCCAATTCAAATTCGTCATCAATTGATTCTTCAAATCCTCTCTATCTTCATCCGTCAGATCATCCTGGAATGATTTTAGTTTCTAAACAATTTGATGGATCTGGATTTGGATCGTGGAAAAGAGCAATGTCAATTGCTTTATCAGTGAAGAACAAATTCGGATTTGTTGATGGAACTATCACAAATTCTATAAACCCTAGTCTCTGGAGCAGATGCAATGAAATGGTGATTTCATGGATAATCAATACTCTCTCAAGAGACATTAGTGAAAGTGTTTTGTATGTTCAAAGTGCTGCACAACTTTGGAAAGAGTTGAATGATAGATATGGACAGGCTAATGGAGCAAAATATTATCAGTTGCAGAAGAGTTTATGTGAGATTTCACAAGGTAACAGTAGTATAGCTGCTTACTTCACTAAAATCAAGAGTATATGGGATGAATTCGGTTCTTTATCTGCTGTTCCTGCATGTAGTTGTGGTTATTATGCACAATTTTCTAAGAAAGAAGATGAACAACGACTTATACAGTTTCTTATGGGTCTAAACTCCGCATATGAAAATGTTAGAGGAAGTATtttgtgacaaccgtcaaaatTGCATGTGTCTGTACagttaattaatattgatttatgcttaatgactatGCTTAATTATAACTGATGACTTAAACTGTTTTCTAATTTCTTATCAtgcatacatgtgcatcacatttcatgctgtcacaccatttattacatacaaactttagtgacatacatgatgcacaaagcacgaTTAGCACA encodes:
- the LOC110939518 gene encoding uncharacterized protein LOC110939518; this encodes MSVSNSNSSSIDSSNPLYLHPSDHPGMILVSKQFDGSGFGSWKRAMSIALSVKNKFGFVDGTITNSINPSLWSRCNEMVISWIINTLSRDISESVLYVQSAAQLWKELNDRYGQANGAKYYQLQKSLCEISQGNSSIAAYFTKIKSIWDEFGSLSAVPACSCGYYAQFSKKEDEQRLIQFLMGLNSAYENVRGSIL